The Falco peregrinus isolate bFalPer1 chromosome 9, bFalPer1.pri, whole genome shotgun sequence genome includes a window with the following:
- the LOC101921049 gene encoding oxidative stress-responsive serine-rich protein 1-like, whose protein sequence is MDLEAKDEEEESLQTAFKKLRVDAAGCIAALSVSDGMILRTPTRAAMDGGKQQTVCSKEAWHGCVRKPSRGSARVPRRRRSKSPVLHPPKFTYCNTKASNQLKHKTQADTSKGSISSDIFVTAEYGTKDRHDSHFEASDDRTEPLEALTTEEPLEKPGGNCSTLSSSFETSLHSSQTSDFQSLSMLSNGKQCPCTDKKCQCKQWRTMEVYSFSGLRSVLSECEKAVLGVHAQSLQNRSPCGTASSSSPRSCSEQARAFVDDVTIEDLSGYMEYYLYIPKKMSHMAEMMYT, encoded by the exons ATGGACTTGGAAGCTaaagatgaagaggaggagagtCTGCAAACAGCTTTCAAGAAGCTGAGAGTGGATGCAGCAGG ATGTATTGCAGCTCTGTCTGTGAGCGATGGGATGATTCTTAGAACACCAACAAGAGCAGCCATGGATGGAGGCAAGCAACAGACGGTCTGCTCAAAGGAAGCGTGGCATGG GTGTGTGAGAAAGCCTTCTAGAGGATCGGCAAGAGTACCACGTCGCAGACGCTCCAAGTCTCCCGTCCTGCATCCTCCCAAGTTTACATACTGCAATACGAAAGCCAGTAACCAGCTGAAACACAAAACCCAGGCCGACACGTCCAAGGGTAGTATCAGTTCAGACATTTTTGTTACAGCAGAATACGGTACGAAGGACAGGCACGATTCTCACTTTGAGGCCAGTGATGACAGAACTGAACCTTTGGAAGCTTTGACCACCGAAGAGCCTTTGGAGAAGCCAGGAGGGAATTGCTCTACTCTCTCCTCATCCTTTGAAACGAGCTTGCATTCTAGCCAAACCTCAGATTTCCAGTCCCTATCCATGCTTAGCAATGGCAAGCAGTGCCCTTGTACGGACAAGAAATGCCAGTGCAAGCAGTGGCGAACCATGGAAGTGTACTCTTTCTCTGGCTTACGGAGCGTCCTGTCGGAATGCGAAAAGGCAGTGCTGGGTGTCCATGCCCAGTCTCTTCAAAACAGGTCCCCTTGTGGGACAGCCTCGTCAAGTTCTCCTAGGTCCTGTTCCGAGCAAGCTCGAGCCTTTGTGGATGACGTGACCATTGAAGATCTTTCGGGATACATGGAATACTACTTATATATTCCCAAGAAAATGTCTCACATGGCAGAAATGATGTATACTTGA